GCCGTCGATGGTCGACAGCAGGTCGGCCAGGGCCACGAAGTTCACGAGCGGATTCACCGAGACGTACTTGCGATGCGGCGCATGGTGCAGCCGGACAGCCTCGCAGAGCGGCCCCGGCAGGTTCCACTTCTCCAGCAGGCGCTGGCCCACCTGGGGGTGATTGATGCCGAGCAGGCGGCGCTCGGCCGCCAGCGGGTCCTCCGGGTTCGCGGCCAGCAGTTCGGCCATCTCGGCCGGCGCCGCGCGCGCCACCACGAGCAGGCCGATGTCGTGCATGAGGCCGGCGACGAACGCCGTGTCGGGATCGATCCCGCCATTGAAGCGGGCCAGCGCGCGCGCCGCGGCCGCGCAGTCGATCGAGTGGTCCCAGGCCACCTCGCTGAAGCCGGGGATCCCGGATTCGCCGACAACGTCGTCGACGGCGGCGCTGAGCACGAGATCCGACAGGCGCGCATCGCCCATCAGCACGACGGCCTCGGTCAGCGACGAGATGCGGCGCGACTTCCCGAACACGGACGAGTTGGCGTGCTTCAGCACGCGGGCGGTCAGGGCCTGGTCGTTGCGGATGATGCGGTCAAGGTCGCCGGCAGAAGTGCGGTCGTCGCCGAGCAGGGACAGGAGGTGGCGCGCCACCTGGTTCAGAGGCGGCAATTCGTCGATCGCACGCAGGACGTGCACGCGCCTGTCGCCCAGCGACATCCCCCGGCCACTCCCGTCCGACCCGGTCGCCGGCCGTACGTCGGCAGGAACCGGGCAATCCCGTTCCGGGAATGATCGGACGGAACCGGCGGATGTTTAGCGGGAGATGCCCCCGCTCAGGCCCGGCCGTGGCTCCAGCGCGAAATGGGCCGCGCCAGGAGGAACAACACCGTACCGGCCACGGCCGACATCGCCACGAAGATGATGAAGAACTCGTGCAGCCCGGTGACGCGGTAGCCCAGCAGCACCGGCGTGGGCTTGCCGGCCTCGGGGTAGAAGCTGCTCAGCACGCCGGCCAGCTTGTTGGCGGCCGAGCTGGCCAGGTACCAGACGCCCATCATCAGCGAGGCGAACCGGGGCGGCGACAGGCGGCTGACGGCCGACAGGCCGATGGGCGACAGGCACAACTCGCCGAAGGTGTGCATCAGGTACAGGCCCACGAGCCACATCATGCTCACCTTGACGTCGGCCCCCACGCCCTTCACGCCGAAGGCGATCACCAGGTAGCCGAGGCCCAGGAAGACGAAGCCGAGCGACATCTTGACCGGCGTGCTCGGGTCCAGCTTGCGGGCGCCCAGCTTCTGCCACAGGAGGGCGAAGACCGGCGCGAACAGCACGATGGCCACGGCGTTGATCGACTGGAACCAGCTGGCGGGCACGGTCCAGCCCAGCAGCCCGCGCTCGGTCTGGCGGTCGGCGAACACGGTCAGCGAGGCGCCGGCCTGCTCGAACGCCATCCAGAAGAAGATCACGAAGAACGAGAGGATGAAGATGACGGCCACGCGCTCCCAGTCCTCGCGATTGAGCGGGGCGTCGTGCGCGCCGTCGGCGTGCGAGCGCGTGCGCTGCGACGACGGCAGGCCCAGGGGGCGCCCCTGGGCGTCGACCACGTAGCGGTCCTTGTACACCTGGAAGATGAGCGTGGCGGCCGCCATGCCCACCGCGGCCGAGAGGAAGCCCCAGCGGAAGTCGGCCGGGTTGCCCGTGTCGCCCAGGCCGCCGGCCACGAGCGGCGCCAGGAAGGCACCGATGTTGATGCCCATGTAGAAGATGGTGAAGGCGGAGTCCTTGCGGCGATCCTCCGGCGCGTAGAGCGAGCCCACCATCGAGGCGATGTTTGCCTTGAACAGGCCCGTGCCGCAGACGATGACGCCCAGCCCGCCCCACAGCATGGGGATGGCGATGGCGGCGTTGTCGTGGAACGAGGCGCCCACGAACATCAGGAACTGGCCGAGCGCCATGACCAGGCCGCCGACCAGGATCGAGCGGCGGTTGCCCCACCAGCGGTCGGCGATGTAGCCGCCGGCCAGCGGCATCAGGTAGGCCAGGCCGGTGAAGTTCCCGTAGACGGTGGAGGCGCGCGCCACGTCGAAGCCCAGGGCCCTGGTCATGTACAGCACGAGGATGGCGCGCATGCCGTAGTAGCTGAAGCGTTCCCACATCTCGGTGTAGAACAGGACCTGCAGGCCCTTGGGGTGTCCACCCGTCATGCCTGCTCCCGGTTGCGGACCATCGCGTCGCAGACGCGGTAGCCGTACTGTTCGTAGAGACCGTGGGCGTCGCGGGTGCGCAGGAACTGCTCGGCGACGTCGGCCATGTCCGGGTGCTCGCCCAGGCAGTCCATGAGCCACTTGCCCAGGCCGATGTGGCGGTAGTCCTGGTGCACCATCACGTCGCAGACCCAGGCGAAGGTGCACTTGTCGGTGACCGCGCGGGCAAAGCCGATCTGCCGGCCGTCGGCGTACAGGCCCAGGGTGAGCGAATTGGCGATGGACTGCTCGATAACGGCGCGCGACCGGCCCGATGCCCAGTACGAATCCTGGATGGCGGGCACGACCCAGAACAGGTCCAGTTCGGACTTGTCGTCGCTGATGCGATAGCGGTTACGTGTCCATTCCATCACCGGCACCGTCCTAGAACTCGGCCGATTTCGGCGCCCGCGGGAAGGGGATCACGTCGCGGATGTTCGCGATCCCCGTGACGTAGTTCACGGCCCGCTCGAAGCCCAGCCCGAAGCCCGCGTGGGGCACCGTGCCGTAGCGGCGCAGGTCGCGATACCACCAGTAGCCTTCCTTCGGCAACTTCATCTCGTCCAGGCGGGCGTCCAGCACCGACAGGCGCTCCTCGCGCTGCGAGCCGCCGATGATCTCGCCGATGCCCGGCGCCAGCACGTCCATGGCAGCCACGGTACGGCCATCGTCGTTCAGCCGCATGTAGAAAGCCTTGATGTCCTTCGGGTAGTTCATCACGACCACCGGGCGCTTGCAGAGCTCCTCGCACAGGTAGCGCTCGTGCTCGGACTGCAGGTCCATGCCCCAGGTGACTGGGTACTCGAACTTGCGCGGCGCCTTCTCCAGCGCGGCCACGGCCTGTGTGTAGTCCATCCGCTCGAAGCTGCTCTTCACGAACGACTCGAGGCGCGTGATCGCCTCCTTGTCCACGTGCTCGGCGAAGAACGCCATATCGTCGGCGCGCTCGGCCAGCACGGCGGTGAAGATGTAGCGCAGGAAGTCCTCGGCCAGGTCGGCGTCGGCCTTCAGGTCGGCAAACGCGATCTCCGGCTCGATCATCCAGAACTCGGACAGGTGCCGGCTGGTGTTGCTGTTCTCGGCGCGGAACGTGGGCCCGAAGGTGTAGACCCGGCTCAGGGCGCAGCAGTAGGTCTCGACGTTGAGCTGCCCCGACACGGTCAGGAACGCCTCGCGGCCGAAGAAATCCTGGCTGTAGTCGATGCGGCCCTCGGGCGTGCGCGGCAGGTTCGCCATGTCCAGCGTGGAGACGCGGAACATCTCGCCGGCGCCCTCGCAGTCACTGGCGGTGATGATCGGGGTGTGGATCCAGAAGAAGCCGCGCTCGTGGTAGAACCGGTGCACGGCCTGCGCCAGGCAGTTGCGCACGCGGGTGGCGGCGCCGATCACGTTCGTGCGCGAGCGCAGGTGCGCCACCTCGCGCAGGTACTCCATCGAATGCCGCTTGGGCTGCATCGGGTAGGTTTCGGGGTCATCGACCCAGCCCACGACCTCGATCGACGCCGCCTTCAGCTCCACGCTCTGGCCCTGGCCCTGCGAGGCCACCAGTTCGCCGGTGACGATGACCGAGCAGCCGGCCCCCAGGCGCGTGACCTGGTCCGCATAGTTGGGCAGGTCGCCCGGGGCCACGACCTGAAGAGGCGCGAAACAGGTGCCGTCGTGCACGTTGATGAAGCTGAGGCCCGCCTTCGAGTCGCGCCGGGTCCGCACCCAGCCCTTGACCGTCACCGTCTCGCCTACCGGCACCGCGCCGGCCAGCAGTTTCGCGATCATCTCGTGGGCCATCGTCGCTCCTTGGGTGGGAACAGGGGAACGCCCCCGCGGGGCGGCGTCCGGAACGCGGAAGATAGCGCAACCGGGGATGGGCGACAAGCCGCCGGCCCCCGCCGCAACCGGGGGTCAAGCCCCCGCCGGGCCTGCCGATACCGTCGGCGTGAGCAGCACTTCGGCGTCCGCCGCCACCAGCGGTCGGCAACCCGGGAGCAAGGTCCTGATGGATGACCTGCGTTTCAGCGAAGCCTTCGCCCAGTTTCTGGTCGACACCAACGTCATCGCGCCCGAGGACGCCCTGCAGGCCCTGGACGAGCAGCGCCGCCGCACGCCGCCCATCGGCCGCCTGGCCCTCAAGCAGGGCATGCTCAACATGAAGCAGGTGTTCGCGATCCTGGCCGAGCAGCCGGAGACGGGCCTGCGCTTCGGCGAACAGGCCATCTTCATGGGCTACCTGGAACGGGAAACCATGGAACTGCTGCTCGAGGAGCAGCGTCGCGTGCGCCCCGGCCTCGGCGAGATCCTCACCGAGATGGGTGTCGTCAAGAAGGGCGTCCTGCAGAAGTGCCGCCGCGAGTTCGTGCGCGGCGTGGAGACCGTCTTGATCTGATCCGCCGCCGCCCGGCCGCCGGCCTCAGGGCCGCGCGGCCAGGGCCGGCTGCGCGTTCCTTCCCGCCATCTCCGCCAGGTTCCAGCGGGCGTCCTCGTCATCGGGGTCGCGCGCGAGCACGCCCTCGAGCAGGCGCACGGCTTCGCGGCGCCCCTCGCCCTCGGGATCGCGGCGCCACAGCACGCAGGCCAGGTCGTTCGCGGCCCGCGCCAGTTCGGGACGCAGCCCCTGCACCGCGCGCAGCCACAGTTCGGCTTCCTCGAGGTCGCCGCGCCCGAACGCCTGCTCGCCACGGGTGAGCCAGGCGGCCGCTTCCCAGTCCGGCAGCGGCGTCAGGTCGTAGTGCGGCGAGGACGGCAGCGGGCGGAACTGGAGCGGCGCCACCATGCCGCTGGAGATGATCTCGGGCAGGTTGAACTGCCCCGTGCGTCGCACATCGGCGTCGAGGTTCCACTTGCGGCGGAACACCTCGAAGTTGGCGTTCATCTGCTGCCGGTAGTCGACGCCGGCGGCGTCGAAGCTGGCGCTGCCCACGTGGTGGATGAAGCAGTCCAGCGCCACTTCCGCGCGGAACCCGGCCAGGAAGGCGCGCAGGCAGTAGTCGGTGTCCTCGTAGTTGCCCCGGCCGAAGATGACGTCGAGCCCGCCCAGCCGCTCGACCACGTCGCGGCGCAGCAGCAGGCAGAAGCCGACGATCCACAGCGCTGGCGACGACTTGCCCGCATGCTCGGCCGCATGGCGGGCCGCGAACCCTTCCAGTCCCTGCAGGCTTTCCTGGTCGTAGCCCACGCGCGCCAGTTTCTGCACACCGGTGACGTTGTTCGTGACCGGTCCCACCAGGCCCACGCGCGCATCGGCCAGCGCCGGCCGCATGAGCCGGTCGAGCCAGCCGGCCGTGACCACGGTGTCGCTGTTGAGCAGCACCATGAAATCGCCGCGGGCGGCGGCCAGGCCCACGTTGTTGCCGGCCGCAAAGCCCAGGTTCGCATTGTTGAGGATGACGCGCACGCGCGGCTGGCTGCGGGCCACCTCGCCCAGCCAGGCCTCGGTGCCGTCGGTCGACCCGTTGTCGACGAAGATCAGCTCATGGCGCGGGTCGGTGTGCTCGAGCAGCGAGGCGACGCAGCGTCGCGTGTGCTCCAGGGCGTTCCAGGTCAGCACGATGATGGATGCACGCGGCGGCTTGGCCTCGTCGCGACCACCGCGACGGTGGTCGTGGTACAGCAGCCGCGGCGCGGCATAAGGTCGGATCTGGTTGTCTGCCGTCGGCGAGAAGTGGCCGTCGGCAGCCTGCACGAAATCGGGCTTCGCGCGCCCGAACCAGATCTCGTTGAACGTCTTCACGTTGCGCTCGACCTGGCTGAACCGCTCGGGACCGCTC
This genomic window from bacterium contains:
- the asnS gene encoding asparagine--tRNA ligase, whose translation is MIAKLLAGAVPVGETVTVKGWVRTRRDSKAGLSFINVHDGTCFAPLQVVAPGDLPNYADQVTRLGAGCSVIVTGELVASQGQGQSVELKAASIEVVGWVDDPETYPMQPKRHSMEYLREVAHLRSRTNVIGAATRVRNCLAQAVHRFYHERGFFWIHTPIITASDCEGAGEMFRVSTLDMANLPRTPEGRIDYSQDFFGREAFLTVSGQLNVETYCCALSRVYTFGPTFRAENSNTSRHLSEFWMIEPEIAFADLKADADLAEDFLRYIFTAVLAERADDMAFFAEHVDKEAITRLESFVKSSFERMDYTQAVAALEKAPRKFEYPVTWGMDLQSEHERYLCEELCKRPVVVMNYPKDIKAFYMRLNDDGRTVAAMDVLAPGIGEIIGGSQREERLSVLDARLDEMKLPKEGYWWYRDLRRYGTVPHAGFGLGFERAVNYVTGIANIRDVIPFPRAPKSAEF
- a CDS encoding peptide MFS transporter, producing the protein MTGGHPKGLQVLFYTEMWERFSYYGMRAILVLYMTRALGFDVARASTVYGNFTGLAYLMPLAGGYIADRWWGNRRSILVGGLVMALGQFLMFVGASFHDNAAIAIPMLWGGLGVIVCGTGLFKANIASMVGSLYAPEDRRKDSAFTIFYMGINIGAFLAPLVAGGLGDTGNPADFRWGFLSAAVGMAAATLIFQVYKDRYVVDAQGRPLGLPSSQRTRSHADGAHDAPLNREDWERVAVIFILSFFVIFFWMAFEQAGASLTVFADRQTERGLLGWTVPASWFQSINAVAIVLFAPVFALLWQKLGARKLDPSTPVKMSLGFVFLGLGYLVIAFGVKGVGADVKVSMMWLVGLYLMHTFGELCLSPIGLSAVSRLSPPRFASLMMGVWYLASSAANKLAGVLSSFYPEAGKPTPVLLGYRVTGLHEFFIIFVAMSAVAGTVLFLLARPISRWSHGRA
- a CDS encoding glycosyltransferase, translating into MPDVSIIMPVFNKLQLTEPCLDSIHREGAQASYEIIVVDNGSTDGSREWLAGQERLGRLRLIINPDNLGFARGCNLGAAAARGRHLLFLNNDMEVTSGWLEPLVSTLDTDPDVGIVGARLLFADDTIQHGGVALVQVTKDGWTHIGGLHLSYQAPADHQGAQNAQVMQIVTGACLLIRPEVFAAVGGFEERYWNGNEDVDLCLKVRELGWDVVYRGESVVYHYESQSGPERFSQVERNVKTFNEIWFGRAKPDFVQAADGHFSPTADNQIRPYAAPRLLYHDHRRGGRDEAKPPRASIIVLTWNALEHTRRCVASLLEHTDPRHELIFVDNGSTDGTEAWLGEVARSQPRVRVILNNANLGFAAGNNVGLAAARGDFMVLLNSDTVVTAGWLDRLMRPALADARVGLVGPVTNNVTGVQKLARVGYDQESLQGLEGFAARHAAEHAGKSSPALWIVGFCLLLRRDVVERLGGLDVIFGRGNYEDTDYCLRAFLAGFRAEVALDCFIHHVGSASFDAAGVDYRQQMNANFEVFRRKWNLDADVRRTGQFNLPEIISSGMVAPLQFRPLPSSPHYDLTPLPDWEAAAWLTRGEQAFGRGDLEEAELWLRAVQGLRPELARAANDLACVLWRRDPEGEGRREAVRLLEGVLARDPDDEDARWNLAEMAGRNAQPALAARP
- a CDS encoding GNAT family N-acetyltransferase, whose translation is MEWTRNRYRISDDKSELDLFWVVPAIQDSYWASGRSRAVIEQSIANSLTLGLYADGRQIGFARAVTDKCTFAWVCDVMVHQDYRHIGLGKWLMDCLGEHPDMADVAEQFLRTRDAHGLYEQYGYRVCDAMVRNREQA
- a CDS encoding HDOD domain-containing protein — its product is MSLGDRRVHVLRAIDELPPLNQVARHLLSLLGDDRTSAGDLDRIIRNDQALTARVLKHANSSVFGKSRRISSLTEAVVLMGDARLSDLVLSAAVDDVVGESGIPGFSEVAWDHSIDCAAAARALARFNGGIDPDTAFVAGLMHDIGLLVVARAAPAEMAELLAANPEDPLAAERRLLGINHPQVGQRLLEKWNLPGPLCEAVRLHHAPHRKYVSVNPLVNFVALADLLSTIDGAALYPAGARADLFVLLKLCGVTPERLGALFEDLARSRDEADRLLAAVRGRGARGEAGAAPHVVFSVFATDALRREWYENVLRHLGHAVVPLGDNQEAAPDGPAWVVADLHGASPDARARVAAWADRRGASVALVDTSLPDSPPWRDAPRLPMVLTNRAVAALEPALA